A region from the Streptomyces tsukubensis genome encodes:
- the gdhA gene encoding NADP-specific glutamate dehydrogenase, translated as MTKRSDVQNVLADLRAGIEQRNPGQPEFHQAVHEVLETLAPVLAARPEYTEAGLVERLCEPERQIVFRVPWQDDRGRVHVNRGFRVEFNSALGPYKGGLRFHSSVNLGVVKFLGFEQIFKNALTGLGIGGGKGGSDFDPHGRSDAEVMRFCQSFMTELHRHIGEHTDVPAGDIGVGGREIGFLFGQYRRITNRWEAGVLTGKGRGWGGSLIRPEATGYGNVLFTAAMLRERGEDLEGQTAVVSGSGNVAIHTVEKLLALGANPVTCSDSSGYVVDEKGIDVELLKQVKEVERGRIGTYAERRGASARFVPGGLVWEVPGDLALPSATQNELDENAAAVLIRNGVKAVSEGANMPTTPAAVQLFQQAGVAFGPGKAANAGGVAVSALEMAQNHARTSWPARRVEDELTHIMNDIHATCHETAERYGTPGDYVTGANIAGFERVADAMLAQGVI; from the coding sequence GTGACGAAGCGATCCGACGTGCAGAACGTACTGGCCGACCTCCGGGCCGGGATCGAACAGCGCAACCCCGGCCAGCCCGAATTCCACCAGGCCGTCCACGAGGTCCTGGAGACCCTGGCGCCGGTGCTCGCGGCCCGCCCCGAGTACACCGAGGCCGGACTCGTGGAGCGGCTGTGCGAGCCCGAGCGGCAGATCGTCTTCCGGGTGCCGTGGCAGGACGACCGGGGGCGGGTGCACGTCAACCGCGGTTTCCGCGTCGAGTTCAACAGCGCACTGGGCCCGTACAAGGGCGGTCTGCGCTTCCACTCCTCGGTCAACCTCGGAGTCGTCAAGTTCCTGGGCTTCGAGCAGATCTTCAAGAACGCGCTGACCGGTCTCGGCATCGGCGGCGGCAAGGGCGGCAGCGACTTCGATCCGCACGGGCGCAGCGACGCCGAGGTGATGAGGTTCTGCCAGTCGTTCATGACGGAGCTGCACCGGCACATCGGCGAGCACACGGACGTGCCCGCGGGTGATATCGGGGTCGGCGGCCGGGAGATCGGCTTCCTCTTCGGCCAGTACCGGCGCATCACCAACCGCTGGGAGGCGGGCGTGCTCACCGGCAAGGGCCGGGGCTGGGGCGGTTCGCTGATCCGCCCGGAGGCGACCGGGTACGGCAACGTGCTGTTCACCGCGGCCATGCTGCGCGAGCGCGGCGAGGATCTGGAGGGGCAGACGGCGGTGGTCTCCGGCTCCGGCAATGTCGCCATCCACACGGTCGAGAAGCTCCTCGCGCTCGGCGCCAACCCGGTGACCTGCTCGGACTCCTCCGGATACGTCGTGGACGAGAAGGGCATCGACGTGGAGCTGCTCAAGCAGGTCAAGGAGGTCGAACGGGGCCGTATCGGTACGTATGCCGAGCGCCGGGGCGCCTCCGCCCGCTTTGTGCCCGGCGGCCTGGTCTGGGAGGTCCCCGGGGACCTCGCGCTGCCGTCGGCGACACAGAACGAGCTGGACGAGAACGCCGCCGCCGTGCTGATCCGCAACGGGGTGAAGGCGGTGTCCGAGGGGGCGAACATGCCGACGACTCCCGCGGCCGTCCAGCTGTTCCAGCAGGCGGGTGTCGCCTTCGGCCCCGGCAAGGCGGCCAATGCGGGCGGGGTCGCGGTCAGTGCCCTGGAGATGGCGCAGAACCATGCCCGTACGTCGTGGCCGGCCCGGCGCGTCGAGGACGAGCTGACGCACATCATGAACGACATCCACGCCACCTGCCATGAAACCGCCGAGCGCTACGGCACCCCCGGCGACTATGTGACGGGCGCCAATATCGCGGGCTTCGAACGGGTCGCCGACGCCATGCTGGCGCAGGGCGTCATCTGA
- a CDS encoding FAD-dependent oxidoreductase: MNDSEARNVDVVVVGAGQAGLSAAYHLRRIGLEPDRDVVVLDHSPGPGGAWQFRWPSLTYGRVHGMHALPGMELTGADPDRPSSEVIGGYFREYEERFGLRVRRPVDVTAVREGDGGRLLVESSAGNWSARALINATGTWDRPFWPHYPGQETFRGRQLHTAGYPGPVEFAGQRVVVVGGGASGTQHLMELAEHAAATTWVTRRPPVFREGPFDENVGRSVVALVEERVRNGLPPRSVVSVTGLPLTDAIREARANGVLDRLPMFDRITPTGVAWDDGRTVDADAIVWATGFRAALDHLAPLRLREPGGGIRMDGTRAVRDERVHLIGYGPSASTVGANRAGRAAVTEIRKLLEREPALVPSG; encoded by the coding sequence ATGAACGACTCTGAGGCGCGGAACGTGGACGTGGTCGTCGTCGGTGCCGGACAGGCCGGGCTGTCCGCCGCCTACCATCTGCGGCGCATCGGGCTGGAGCCGGACCGTGATGTCGTGGTGCTCGACCATTCCCCGGGGCCGGGCGGCGCCTGGCAGTTCCGCTGGCCCTCCCTCACGTACGGGAGGGTCCACGGCATGCACGCGCTGCCGGGTATGGAGCTGACCGGGGCGGATCCGGACCGGCCTTCGTCCGAGGTGATCGGCGGCTACTTCCGGGAGTACGAGGAGCGGTTCGGGCTGCGGGTGCGGCGGCCGGTGGATGTGACGGCGGTCCGGGAGGGGGACGGCGGGCGGCTGCTCGTGGAGTCGTCGGCGGGGAACTGGTCGGCCCGGGCGCTGATCAACGCCACCGGGACCTGGGACCGGCCCTTCTGGCCGCACTATCCGGGGCAGGAGACCTTCCGGGGGCGGCAGCTGCACACGGCGGGGTATCCGGGTCCCGTGGAGTTCGCGGGGCAGCGGGTCGTGGTGGTCGGGGGCGGGGCCTCGGGGACGCAGCATCTGATGGAGCTGGCGGAGCACGCCGCCGCGACCACATGGGTGACCCGGCGGCCGCCGGTCTTCCGGGAGGGGCCCTTCGACGAGAACGTGGGCCGCTCGGTGGTGGCCCTGGTCGAGGAGCGGGTACGGAACGGGCTGCCGCCGCGGAGCGTGGTGTCCGTGACCGGGCTTCCGCTGACGGACGCGATCCGCGAGGCCCGGGCGAACGGGGTACTCGACCGGCTGCCGATGTTCGACCGGATCACCCCCACCGGGGTGGCCTGGGACGACGGCCGGACGGTCGACGCGGACGCGATCGTCTGGGCAACCGGCTTCCGGGCGGCCCTGGACCATCTGGCGCCGCTGCGGCTGCGGGAGCCGGGCGGCGGGATCCGGATGGACGGCACCCGCGCGGTCCGGGACGAGCGGGTCCATCTGATCGGCTACGGGCCGTCCGCCTCGACGGTCGGCGCCAACCGGGCCGGGCGGGCCGCGGTCACGGAGATCCGGAAGCTCCTGGAGCGCGAGCCCGCGCTCGTACCGTCGGGCTGA
- a CDS encoding ABC transporter ATP-binding protein, whose translation MRQETSTWTPPARTPEQPPAQVRRILRLFRPYRGRLALVGLLVGASALVSVASPFLLKAVLDTAIPQGRTGLLGLLALGMILAAVLNSVFGVLQTLISTTVGQRVMHDLRTAVYARLQQMPLAFFTRTRTGEVQSRIANDIGGMQATVTSTATSLVSNLTAVVATVVAMLALEWRLTVVSLLLLPVFVWISRRVGRERKKITTHRQKQMAAMAATVTESLSVSGILLGRTMGRADSLTRSFARESEQLVDLEVRSSMAGRWRMSVIGIVMAAMPAVIYWAAGLALTHGGAAISIGTLVAFVSLQQGLFRPAVSLLSTGVDMQTSLALFQRIFEYLDLPVDITEPERPVRLEKARGEVRFEGVRFGYEAGQPPTLDGIDITVPAGRSLAVVGPTGSGKSTLSYLVPRLYDVTDGRVTLDGVDVRDLDFDSIARSVGVVSQETYLFHASVAENLRFAKPDATDAELETAARAAQIHEHIAGLPDGYDTLVGERGYRFSGGEKQRLALARTILRDPPVLVLDEATSALDTRTEHAVQQAIDALSAGRTTITIAHRLSTVRDADEIVVLDGGRIAERGTHDELLALEGRYAELIRGHAREAVPAVP comes from the coding sequence ATGCGCCAAGAAACGTCCACCTGGACACCCCCGGCCCGGACGCCGGAGCAGCCGCCCGCGCAGGTGCGGCGGATCCTCCGGCTCTTCCGTCCCTACCGGGGCCGTCTCGCCCTCGTCGGGCTGCTCGTCGGTGCGTCGGCGCTCGTCTCCGTCGCCTCCCCGTTCCTGCTGAAGGCCGTTCTCGACACCGCGATTCCGCAGGGCCGCACGGGGCTCCTCGGTCTGCTGGCCCTCGGGATGATCCTCGCCGCCGTGCTCAACAGCGTCTTCGGTGTGCTCCAGACGCTGATCTCGACCACGGTCGGCCAGCGTGTGATGCACGATCTGCGGACCGCTGTCTATGCCCGGCTCCAGCAGATGCCCCTGGCCTTCTTCACGCGGACGCGCACCGGCGAGGTCCAGTCCCGGATCGCCAACGACATCGGCGGGATGCAGGCGACCGTCACCTCCACCGCCACCTCCCTGGTCTCCAACCTCACTGCTGTGGTCGCGACCGTCGTCGCCATGCTCGCGCTCGAATGGCGGCTCACGGTGGTCTCGCTGCTTCTGCTGCCGGTGTTCGTCTGGATCAGCCGGCGGGTCGGCCGCGAGCGCAAGAAGATCACCACGCACCGGCAGAAGCAGATGGCGGCGATGGCCGCCACGGTGACGGAGTCCCTCTCCGTCAGCGGCATCCTCCTGGGGCGCACGATGGGGCGGGCCGATTCGCTGACCCGCTCCTTCGCACGGGAGTCGGAGCAGCTCGTCGATCTGGAAGTCCGGTCCAGCATGGCCGGGCGCTGGCGGATGTCCGTGATCGGCATCGTCATGGCGGCGATGCCCGCCGTCATCTACTGGGCCGCCGGTCTGGCCCTGACCCATGGCGGGGCGGCGATCTCCATCGGGACCCTGGTCGCCTTCGTCTCCCTCCAGCAGGGGTTGTTCCGGCCCGCGGTCAGCCTGCTCTCCACGGGTGTGGACATGCAGACGTCGCTCGCCCTGTTCCAGCGCATCTTCGAATACCTCGACCTGCCGGTGGACATCACCGAGCCCGAGCGCCCCGTCAGACTGGAGAAGGCCCGGGGCGAGGTCCGCTTCGAAGGGGTCCGCTTCGGATACGAGGCCGGGCAGCCCCCGACGCTCGACGGTATCGACATCACCGTTCCGGCGGGCCGCAGCCTCGCGGTGGTGGGCCCGACCGGCTCCGGCAAGTCGACCCTGAGCTATCTCGTACCCCGGTTGTACGACGTGACCGACGGCCGGGTCACCCTCGACGGCGTCGACGTCCGCGATCTCGACTTCGACAGCATCGCCCGGTCCGTCGGAGTCGTCTCCCAGGAGACGTACCTCTTCCATGCCTCCGTCGCCGAGAATCTGCGCTTCGCCAAACCCGACGCCACCGACGCCGAACTGGAGACGGCGGCCCGGGCCGCGCAGATACACGAGCACATCGCCGGTCTCCCCGATGGTTACGACACCTTGGTGGGGGAGCGCGGCTACCGCTTCTCGGGCGGTGAGAAGCAGCGGCTGGCCCTGGCCCGCACGATTCTGCGGGACCCGCCCGTGCTCGTCCTCGACGAAGCGACCAGCGCCCTCGACACCCGTACCGAGCACGCCGTGCAGCAGGCCATCGACGCGCTCTCGGCGGGGCGCACCACGATCACCATCGCCCATCGGCTGTCGACCGTCCGGGACGCGGACGAGATCGTGGTCCTCGACGGCGGCCGGATCGCCGAACGGGGCACGCACGACGAACTGCTCGCGCTGGAGGGCCGTTACGCCGAACTGATCCGCGGCCATGCCCGGGAGGCTGTACCGGCGGTGCCGTGA
- a CDS encoding MarR family winged helix-turn-helix transcriptional regulator produces MTTPEPDGLLAEQLLRLTRRIHRSQQRRLESAGVAITPAQSRLLRALAQEERPPRMADLAARLEVVPRAVTTLVDGLEAAGRVRRAPDAENRRVIRVELTDTGRATLRALREARREAAEDILSPLTPRQRADFGALLSTLVDSGPHTC; encoded by the coding sequence ATGACCACACCCGAGCCCGACGGCCTGCTGGCCGAGCAGTTGCTGCGGCTGACCCGGCGGATCCACCGCAGTCAGCAGCGCAGGCTGGAGTCGGCCGGAGTGGCGATCACCCCCGCGCAGTCACGGCTGCTGCGCGCCCTCGCCCAGGAGGAGCGGCCGCCGCGGATGGCCGACCTCGCGGCCCGTCTGGAGGTGGTGCCGCGTGCGGTGACCACCCTGGTGGACGGTCTGGAGGCGGCGGGCCGGGTCCGCCGCGCCCCCGACGCGGAGAACCGCCGGGTGATACGGGTCGAGCTGACCGACACCGGCCGCGCCACCCTCCGCGCCCTGCGGGAGGCCCGCCGCGAGGCCGCGGAGGACATCCTGTCCCCGCTCACCCCCCGCCAGCGCGCGGACTTCGGCGCCCTGCTGTCGACCCTGGTGGACTCGGGCCCGCACACCTGCTGA
- a CDS encoding Gfo/Idh/MocA family protein — MNDAATPDHGSDNDVPDSHLPSGGPTRRSVLRTSAGVAGAGVAAGAAGTFGAPPATAVEAADAASAADGYAASPPRRGRTMAGVPFERRSTVRVGIIGLGNRGGSMIDLFLALPGVRVVALCDPVKAKCERAAAKVVAAGQPSPAVYAKGEDDYRDLCERGDLDLVYVATPWETHFAMAEAALLGGKHVGVECPVAMRLDELWALVDLSERTRRHCMQLENCCYGRNEMRVLRMAHAGLFGELLHGAGAYNHDLRELMFDPAYYEGPWRRLWHTRLRGDLYPNHGFGPVANYMDVNRGDRVVSISSFGTPALGLAEYREAHMAPGDPSFKESYVSADRTVSMVRTAKGRIIRLEHDVSTPHPYSRINSLGGTKGVFEDYPARIYVEPDHTDHRWGDFARYADWDHWLWKEHANPPGGHGGMDYIMLFRLVQTMRLGLVPDFDVYDAAVWTAPVPLSHLSIKAQGAPLPIPDFTRGEWRRTRPGVDSAKPSD; from the coding sequence ATGAACGACGCAGCCACACCTGACCACGGTTCCGACAACGATGTCCCGGACTCCCACCTGCCCTCCGGCGGACCCACCCGGCGGTCCGTGCTGCGGACCTCCGCCGGGGTCGCCGGAGCAGGGGTCGCCGCCGGAGCCGCCGGAACCTTCGGCGCCCCGCCGGCCACCGCGGTGGAAGCCGCCGACGCGGCATCCGCGGCAGACGGATACGCCGCCTCTCCCCCGCGCCGCGGCCGGACCATGGCCGGTGTCCCCTTCGAACGCCGCAGCACCGTACGGGTCGGCATCATCGGCCTCGGCAACCGCGGCGGCAGCATGATCGACCTGTTCCTCGCCCTGCCCGGGGTGAGAGTCGTCGCCCTCTGCGACCCGGTGAAGGCGAAGTGCGAACGCGCCGCCGCCAAGGTCGTGGCGGCCGGGCAGCCCTCCCCCGCCGTCTACGCCAAGGGCGAGGACGACTACCGCGACCTCTGCGAGCGCGGGGACCTCGACCTGGTCTATGTCGCCACGCCCTGGGAGACCCACTTCGCCATGGCCGAGGCAGCGCTCCTCGGCGGCAAGCACGTCGGCGTGGAGTGTCCCGTCGCGATGCGGCTCGACGAGCTGTGGGCCCTGGTCGACCTCTCCGAGCGCACCCGCCGCCACTGCATGCAGCTGGAGAACTGCTGCTACGGCAGGAACGAGATGCGGGTCCTGCGGATGGCACACGCGGGCCTGTTCGGGGAGCTGCTGCACGGAGCGGGCGCGTACAACCACGATCTGCGCGAGCTGATGTTCGACCCGGCTTACTACGAGGGGCCCTGGCGGCGGCTGTGGCACACCAGACTCCGCGGCGATCTCTATCCGAACCACGGATTCGGCCCGGTGGCGAACTACATGGACGTCAACCGGGGCGACCGGGTCGTCAGCATCTCCAGCTTCGGCACCCCCGCGCTGGGCCTCGCCGAGTACCGCGAGGCGCACATGGCACCGGGAGACCCCAGCTTCAAGGAGTCGTACGTCTCCGCGGACCGCACGGTCAGCATGGTGCGGACGGCGAAGGGCCGGATCATCAGGCTGGAGCACGATGTGTCGACCCCGCACCCGTACAGCAGGATCAACAGCCTCGGCGGCACCAAGGGCGTCTTCGAGGACTATCCGGCACGGATCTACGTCGAGCCCGATCACACCGACCACCGCTGGGGCGATTTCGCCCGGTACGCCGACTGGGACCACTGGCTGTGGAAGGAGCACGCCAATCCGCCCGGCGGCCACGGCGGCATGGACTACATCATGCTCTTCCGCCTCGTGCAGACCATGCGCCTCGGGCTGGTCCCCGACTTCGACGTGTACGACGCGGCGGTCTGGACGGCGCCGGTGCCGCTGAGCCACCTGTCGATCAAGGCTCAGGGCGCCCCGCTGCCGATACCCGACTTCACCCGGGGCGAGTGGCGGCGGACCCGGCCGGGTGTGGATTCGGCCAAACCTTCGGACTGA
- a CDS encoding ABC transporter transmembrane domain-containing protein translates to MQIHNLPYRDPGKPDVRSGARFLVWLFRHQLGGQARALGWGLLNQLCIAGLAVGTGIAVQAVVDRDGRGLALAGLLIAGLGIGIALGDAMLHRATVTNWITAAARAQQLLARKTADLGSVLTRRVAAGEVVAVSTGDVEKIGWIVEAMSRFVAAATTVLIVCTALVIYQPALGVVVAIGFPVVALAVLPLLPHASARADIQREKAGYATELAADTVAGLRVLRGIGGEELFLNRYREASQEVRGAAVRAARTWSLISAVQVLLPGALMLTVVAYGAQLALDGRITVGELVTVYSAVLLAQHPMRNVEEIALAYSYSKPSAKRAARVLALERTVTTTGHDHGRPTGDLYDPVTGLLAPEGLLTAVVCGDPDAAGNLAERLGGHPAGDVVPARDGDEPESDTAPVAPAAPSVTLGKVPLDELPLEEARTAVLVQDKEPVLLSGTLRELLDVPSSGRVSAADALGAAQCGDVLDALARAATGTDGAADPMETPITERGRSLSGGQRQRLALARSLVTDPEVLVLDEPTSAVDSHTEARIAAGIQQLRDTRTTVVLASSPLLLDLADRVVLVDGDTVAAVGTHRELLRSEPRYRAVVAREPEPGAGRTAGVPA, encoded by the coding sequence ATGCAGATCCACAATCTTCCCTACAGAGATCCCGGTAAACCTGATGTGCGTTCGGGCGCGCGATTTCTGGTCTGGCTCTTCCGGCATCAGCTCGGCGGCCAGGCGAGAGCCCTCGGCTGGGGTTTGCTCAACCAGCTCTGCATCGCCGGTCTGGCGGTGGGCACCGGGATCGCCGTCCAGGCAGTGGTCGACCGGGACGGCAGAGGGCTGGCCCTCGCGGGGCTGCTGATCGCCGGGCTGGGCATCGGCATCGCGCTCGGGGACGCGATGCTGCACCGGGCGACCGTCACCAACTGGATCACCGCCGCCGCCCGTGCCCAGCAGCTGCTGGCCCGCAAGACCGCCGACCTCGGCTCCGTCCTGACCCGCAGGGTCGCGGCGGGCGAGGTCGTCGCCGTCTCGACCGGCGATGTGGAGAAGATCGGCTGGATCGTCGAGGCGATGTCCCGCTTCGTGGCCGCCGCGACGACGGTGCTCATCGTCTGTACCGCGCTGGTGATCTACCAGCCTGCCCTCGGCGTCGTCGTCGCCATCGGCTTCCCCGTCGTCGCCCTGGCGGTGCTGCCGCTGCTGCCGCACGCCTCCGCCCGCGCCGACATCCAGCGCGAGAAGGCCGGATACGCGACCGAGCTGGCCGCCGACACGGTCGCGGGACTGCGCGTGCTGCGCGGTATCGGCGGCGAGGAACTCTTCCTGAACCGCTACCGGGAGGCTTCGCAGGAGGTGCGCGGCGCCGCCGTACGCGCCGCCCGCACCTGGTCGCTGATCTCCGCCGTGCAGGTGCTGCTGCCCGGCGCACTGATGCTGACAGTGGTGGCGTACGGTGCCCAGCTGGCCCTCGACGGCCGGATCACCGTCGGCGAGCTGGTCACGGTGTACAGCGCGGTGCTGCTGGCCCAGCACCCGATGCGGAACGTCGAAGAGATCGCCCTGGCCTACTCGTACTCGAAGCCGTCCGCCAAGCGGGCGGCCCGGGTGCTGGCGCTGGAGCGGACGGTCACCACGACCGGCCACGACCACGGGCGCCCGACCGGTGATCTGTACGACCCGGTGACGGGCCTGCTGGCGCCCGAGGGTCTGCTGACCGCCGTCGTCTGCGGCGACCCGGACGCCGCCGGAAACCTGGCCGAACGGCTGGGCGGACACCCGGCAGGCGACGTCGTCCCGGCGCGGGACGGTGACGAGCCGGAGTCGGATACGGCGCCGGTCGCCCCGGCGGCCCCCTCCGTGACGCTCGGAAAGGTCCCGCTGGACGAACTGCCGCTGGAGGAGGCACGGACCGCAGTCCTGGTCCAGGACAAGGAGCCGGTGCTGCTCTCCGGCACGCTGCGGGAGCTGCTGGACGTGCCTTCGTCCGGCCGGGTCTCCGCCGCGGACGCGCTGGGCGCGGCCCAGTGCGGCGATGTCCTCGACGCGCTGGCCCGGGCGGCGACGGGCACGGACGGCGCGGCCGACCCCATGGAGACCCCGATCACGGAACGCGGCAGGTCGCTCTCCGGCGGCCAGCGCCAGCGGCTGGCACTGGCCCGCTCCCTGGTGACCGACCCGGAAGTGCTGGTGCTCGACGAGCCGACCTCGGCCGTGGACTCGCACACCGAGGCCCGGATCGCCGCGGGCATCCAACAGCTCCGGGACACCCGCACGACCGTGGTCCTCGCCTCCTCGCCGCTGCTGCTCGACCTGGCGGACCGGGTGGTCCTGGTGGACGGCGACACGGTCGCCGCCGTCGGCACCCACCGCGAGTTGCTGCGGTCCGAGCCCCGCTACCGGGCCGTCGTCGCCCGTGAGCCCGAGCCCGGCGCCGGACGGACGGCCGGTGTCCCCGCCTGA
- a CDS encoding ABC transporter ATP-binding protein — protein MFRVMPPEYDPAAPESATTLPVAGAATVRSYAGELIRRHRRAFTALITVQALAVLASMVGPYLLGSVVNRLEEGARELPLGRTIALFTVALLLQTLFVRMVALRGVTLGEEMLADLREDFLVRSVRLPPGVLERAGTGDLLSRITTDIDRLANAMREAVPQLAIGVVWAGLLIAGLAVTAPPLALSVLVAAPLLIVACRWYFRRAPSAYRSEAAGYAGVAAALAETVDAGRTVESHRLGRRRIELSDRRVKEWAAWERYTLYLRSVLFPVVNTAHTVVLVSVLMMGGVFVLKGWLDIGQLTTGALLAQMLVEPVGIILRWYDELQVAQVSLARLVGVREIEPDAGDAELRPEGRDMRADEVRFGYSEGVDVLHDVSLSVPPGSRVALVGPSGAGKSTLGRLLAGIYGPRSGRVALGDAELSRMSAERVREHVALVNQEHHVFVGSLRDNLRLARNEAPDGELWDALAVVDADGWARALADGLDTEVGSGGLALTPAQAQQIALARLVLADPHTLVLDEATSLLDPRAARELERSLSRVLEGRTVVAIAHRLHTAHDADVIAVVEAGRITELGHHDELVAAGGPYSALWRSWHG, from the coding sequence ATGTTCCGGGTGATGCCGCCGGAGTACGATCCGGCGGCCCCCGAGTCGGCGACGACTCTGCCCGTCGCCGGCGCGGCCACCGTTCGGTCCTACGCGGGGGAACTGATACGCCGGCACCGCCGCGCCTTCACCGCTCTGATCACGGTCCAGGCGCTCGCGGTGCTCGCCTCGATGGTGGGTCCGTATCTGCTGGGATCCGTGGTGAACCGGCTCGAAGAGGGCGCGCGCGAGCTGCCTCTGGGCCGCACGATCGCACTGTTCACGGTCGCGCTGCTGCTCCAGACGTTGTTCGTCCGGATGGTGGCGCTGCGCGGGGTGACGCTCGGCGAGGAGATGCTCGCCGATCTGCGCGAGGACTTCCTCGTACGGTCGGTGCGGCTGCCTCCGGGGGTGCTGGAGCGCGCGGGGACCGGTGATCTGCTCTCCCGGATCACGACCGATATCGACCGGCTCGCCAATGCCATGCGGGAGGCCGTGCCGCAGCTCGCCATCGGGGTGGTGTGGGCGGGGCTGCTGATCGCCGGACTCGCGGTCACGGCACCGCCGCTGGCCCTGTCCGTCCTGGTCGCCGCTCCCCTGCTGATCGTCGCCTGCCGGTGGTACTTCCGCCGGGCGCCTTCGGCCTACCGCTCGGAGGCCGCCGGATACGCGGGCGTGGCCGCCGCTCTCGCCGAGACCGTCGACGCGGGCCGCACCGTCGAGTCCCACCGGCTGGGGCGCCGCCGGATCGAACTCTCGGACCGGCGGGTCAAGGAGTGGGCCGCCTGGGAGCGGTACACGCTCTATCTGCGCTCCGTGCTCTTCCCCGTGGTCAACACGGCCCACACCGTGGTCCTCGTCTCCGTGCTGATGATGGGCGGCGTGTTTGTGCTCAAGGGCTGGCTGGACATCGGCCAGCTGACCACGGGCGCCCTGCTGGCACAGATGCTGGTGGAGCCCGTCGGCATCATTCTGCGCTGGTACGACGAACTGCAGGTGGCGCAGGTTTCGCTGGCCCGGCTGGTGGGCGTGCGGGAGATAGAGCCCGACGCGGGCGACGCCGAGCTGCGGCCCGAGGGGCGCGATATGCGCGCCGACGAGGTCCGCTTCGGCTACAGCGAAGGCGTCGACGTCCTGCACGATGTGTCGCTGTCGGTGCCGCCGGGGAGCCGGGTCGCGCTGGTCGGCCCTTCGGGGGCCGGGAAGTCGACCCTGGGCCGTCTGCTCGCCGGGATCTACGGCCCCCGGTCGGGACGGGTCGCCCTCGGTGACGCGGAGCTGTCCCGGATGTCCGCGGAGCGGGTGCGGGAGCATGTGGCGCTGGTCAATCAGGAGCACCATGTGTTCGTCGGCTCGCTCCGGGACAATCTGCGGCTGGCGCGGAACGAGGCGCCGGACGGGGAGCTGTGGGACGCGCTCGCCGTCGTCGACGCGGACGGCTGGGCACGGGCCCTGGCGGACGGTCTGGACACGGAGGTCGGTTCCGGCGGTCTGGCGTTGACGCCCGCCCAGGCGCAGCAGATCGCGCTGGCCCGGCTGGTCCTGGCCGATCCGCACACCCTGGTGCTCGACGAGGCGACCTCCCTGCTGGATCCGCGGGCCGCCCGGGAGCTGGAGCGTTCGCTGTCGCGGGTGCTGGAGGGCCGTACCGTGGTGGCGATCGCCCACCGGTTGCACACCGCGCACGACGCGGATGTGATCGCGGTGGTCGAGGCGGGCCGGATCACCGAGCTGGGCCACCACGACGAACTGGTCGCCGCGGGCGGGCCCTACTCGGCGCTCTGGCGATCCTGGCACGGCTGA
- a CDS encoding metal-dependent hydrolase has product MMGPAHSLSGAAAWLGVGAATAAAGHAMPWPVLVVGALICAGAALAPDLDHKAATISRAFGPVSKALCEIVDKLSFAVYKATRKPGDKRRTGGHRTLTHTWVWAVMIGGGASALAVTGGRWAVLAILFVHLVLAVEGLLWRAARVSSDVLVWLLGAAGAWILAGVLDQPGNGSDWLFSAPGQEYLWLGLPIVLGALVHDIGDSLTVSGCPILWPIPIGNRRWYPIGPPKALRFRAGSWVELKVLMPVFMLLGGVGGASALNVF; this is encoded by the coding sequence ATGATGGGACCGGCACACTCACTGTCCGGAGCGGCGGCCTGGCTGGGGGTGGGCGCGGCGACCGCGGCAGCCGGACACGCCATGCCCTGGCCGGTGCTCGTCGTCGGGGCGCTGATCTGCGCGGGCGCCGCACTCGCCCCCGATCTCGACCACAAGGCGGCGACGATCTCCCGGGCCTTCGGCCCCGTCTCCAAGGCGCTCTGCGAAATCGTCGACAAACTCTCCTTCGCCGTCTACAAAGCGACCCGGAAACCCGGCGACAAGCGCCGCACCGGGGGGCACCGCACCCTGACCCACACCTGGGTGTGGGCCGTGATGATCGGCGGCGGCGCGTCCGCGCTGGCCGTGACCGGCGGACGCTGGGCAGTCCTGGCGATCCTCTTCGTCCATCTGGTGCTGGCGGTCGAGGGCCTGCTGTGGCGGGCCGCGCGCGTCTCCAGCGACGTCCTCGTCTGGCTGCTGGGCGCCGCCGGCGCCTGGATTCTGGCCGGGGTCCTCGACCAGCCGGGCAACGGCTCCGACTGGTTGTTCAGCGCGCCCGGCCAGGAGTACCTCTGGCTGGGGCTGCCGATCGTGCTGGGCGCCCTCGTCCACGACATCGGCGACTCCCTGACCGTGTCGGGCTGCCCGATCCTCTGGCCGATCCCCATCGGCAACCGGCGCTGGTACCCCATCGGCCCGCCGAAGGCCCTGCGCTTCCGGGCCGGGAGCTGGGTGGAACTGAAGGTGCTGATGCCGGTGTTCATGCTGCTCGGGGGAGTGGGCGGGGCGTCGGCGCTGAACGTGTTCTGA